A stretch of Bos mutus isolate GX-2022 chromosome 8, NWIPB_WYAK_1.1, whole genome shotgun sequence DNA encodes these proteins:
- the LOC102279503 gene encoding olfactory receptor 13C7 — protein MGKTNQSSVTEFVLLGLSGYPELEAIYFVLVLFMYLVILLGNGVIIIVSVCDSQLHTPMYFFLSNLSFLDICYTSSSIPLFLSSFLTTKKTISFSGCGVQMFLSFAMGATECVLLSMMAFDRYVAICNPLRYPIIMSKNSYVPMAAGSWIAGGVNSMLQTSLAMQLPFCGDNVINHFTCEILAVLKLACADISINVISMVVANMIFLVVPVLFIFISYVFILSTILRIPSSEGRRKAFSTCSAHLTVVIIFYGTILFMYAKPKAKDSSGADKVQVTDKIISLFYGVVTPMLNPLIYSLRNKDVKAAVKNILCQKCFSGGK, from the coding sequence ATGGGAAAGACCAATCAGTCTTCTGTTACAGAATTTGTCCTGCTGGGGCTTTCTGGCTACCCAGAGCTTGAAGCCATTTATTTCGTACTGGTGTTATTTATGTACCTGGTGATCCTGCTGGGAAATGGTGTCATCATCATTGTAAGTGTCTGTGACTCTCAGCTGCATacccccatgtactttttcctcagTAACTTATCATTCTTGGATATTTGCTACACCAGTTCTTCTATCCCCTTATTTCTTAGCAGTTTCTTAACTACAAAGaagaccatttccttctccggatgTGGAGTACAAATGTTTCTCTCTTTTGCTATGGGAGCCACGGAGTGTGTCCTTCTAAGCATGATGGCatttgaccgctatgtggccatctgcaaccCTTTGAGATACCCCATCATTATGAGCAAGAATTCGTATGTGCCTATGGCTGCAGGGTCCTGGATTGCAGGGGGTGTCAATTCTATGTTGCAAACCTCTCTTGCAATGCAGCTTCCTTTCTGTGGGGATAATGTCATTAATCATTTTACTTGTGAAATCTTGGCTGTCTTAAAATTGGCCTGTGCTGATATCTCCATAAATGTTATTAGCATGGTTGTTGCTAACATGATTTTTCTTGTGGTCCcagtactttttattttcatttcctatgTTTTCATTCTCTCTACCATCCTGAGGATTCCTTCTTCAGAGGGAAGGCgcaaagccttctccacctgctctgCCCACTTAACAGTGGTGATTATATTCTATGGAACCATCCTCTTCATGTATGCAAAGCCCAAGGCTAAAGATTCCTCTGGTGCAGACAAAGTCCAAGTCACAGACAAAATCATCTCTCTCTTCTATGGAGTCGTGACACCTATGCTCAATCCCCTTATCTACAGTTTAAGGAACAAAGATGTGAAGGCAGCTGTGAAGAATATACTCTGTCAGAAATGCTTCTCAGGGGGAAAGTGa